A single window of Streptococcus cristatus ATCC 51100 DNA harbors:
- a CDS encoding DUF1912 family protein, whose product MSYEQEFLQEFEAWVKTQVMINEMALKESQAVYEADQDERAKEAAIRYESRLDAYQFLLGKFANYQAGKGFHDLPDGLLGERNY is encoded by the coding sequence ATGAGTTACGAACAGGAATTTTTACAGGAGTTTGAAGCTTGGGTCAAGACCCAGGTCATGATTAATGAGATGGCCCTCAAGGAGAGTCAGGCAGTCTACGAGGCGGACCAGGACGAGAGGGCCAAGGAAGCGGCTATTCGCTATGAAAGTCGTCTAGATGCTTACCAGTTCCTTTTAGGAAAATTCGCCAACTATCAGGCGGGCAAAGGATTTCACGACCTGCCAGATGGACTTTTGGGTGAGAGAAATTATTGA
- a CDS encoding DUF438 domain-containing protein — MATERIEVLKSILLDLHNGASAESVQELFNEHFAGVSAIEISLMEHELMNSDTGVTFEDVMSLCNVHANLFKGAIQDVEVADTDHPGHPVQIFKQENLALRAALMRVRRLLSTYESTEDEELLPEIRKGLQRQLGLVGQFDIHYQRKEELMFPIMESYGHDSPPKVMWGVDDQIRELFQEAKIAAEQLPDTSIQEVKDKFEVFAAEFEAMIFKEESILLMILLESFHQDDWLKIAEESDAYGYAIIKPTEKWIPARRSFSEEEAGNAADEGSEAPASTEQTSDGRFEQVIDTPDGQVTISFKPKEKKEQAFNRESQQPFGHGYLSVTEANLILDHLPMEITFVNKDDIFQYYNDSVPADEMIFKRTPSQIGRDVELCHPPKFLDKVRRIFKALREGERDKFEMWFKSESRGKFVHVTYAAVRDEAGEFQGVLEYVQDIQPFRDIDSDFYRDLD; from the coding sequence ATGGCTACTGAACGCATTGAAGTCCTCAAGTCAATCTTGCTGGACCTACATAATGGAGCTTCTGCAGAGTCCGTTCAGGAGCTTTTCAATGAGCATTTTGCTGGTGTGTCCGCTATCGAAATCAGCCTGATGGAGCATGAGCTGATGAACTCGGATACGGGAGTGACTTTCGAAGATGTCATGTCCCTCTGCAATGTCCATGCCAACCTCTTTAAAGGTGCCATTCAGGATGTGGAGGTGGCTGATACCGACCATCCAGGCCATCCTGTTCAGATCTTCAAGCAGGAAAATTTAGCGCTGCGGGCTGCCCTTATGCGGGTTCGCAGGCTCCTATCCACCTATGAAAGTACAGAAGATGAGGAGCTTCTTCCTGAAATCCGCAAGGGTCTCCAACGCCAGCTGGGTTTGGTGGGACAGTTTGATATCCACTATCAGCGCAAGGAAGAGCTCATGTTTCCTATCATGGAGAGCTACGGCCACGATTCGCCGCCCAAGGTCATGTGGGGAGTAGATGACCAGATTCGCGAACTTTTCCAAGAGGCTAAGATTGCTGCAGAGCAACTGCCGGATACTTCGATTCAAGAGGTCAAGGACAAGTTTGAGGTTTTTGCTGCTGAGTTTGAAGCTATGATTTTCAAGGAAGAATCCATCCTTCTCATGATACTCCTTGAGTCCTTTCATCAGGATGACTGGCTCAAGATTGCTGAGGAGAGTGATGCTTATGGCTATGCTATCATTAAGCCGACGGAGAAATGGATTCCTGCGCGGCGCTCATTCTCGGAGGAGGAAGCTGGGAATGCTGCTGATGAAGGAAGCGAAGCGCCAGCAAGCACAGAGCAGACTAGTGATGGCAGATTTGAGCAGGTCATTGATACGCCAGATGGTCAGGTCACCATTTCCTTTAAGCCTAAGGAAAAGAAGGAGCAAGCCTTTAATCGGGAGTCCCAGCAGCCTTTTGGCCATGGCTATCTGTCGGTGACGGAGGCCAATCTGATTTTGGACCATCTGCCCATGGAGATTACCTTTGTCAATAAGGACGATATTTTCCAGTATTATAATGACAGTGTGCCGGCGGACGAGATGATTTTCAAGCGGACGCCGTCCCAGATAGGGCGCGATGTCGAGCTCTGTCACCCGCCCAAGTTTTTGGATAAGGTCCGGCGGATTTTCAAAGCTCTGCGCGAGGGAGAGCGGGACAAGTTTGAGATGTGGTTCAAGTCGGAATCGCGGGGCAAGTTTGTCCATGTGACCTATGCGGCGGTGCGGGATGAGGCCGGTGAATTTCAAGGGGTGCTGGAGTATGTACAGGACATTCAGCCCTTCCGTGATATTGACAGTGATTTTTACCGAGATTTGGACTAG
- a CDS encoding DUF1858 domain-containing protein: MDNVIDLSIPVAEVIEKQPEVLDVLVELGFKPLANPVMRNTVGRMVSIKKGASMNGIDLDKIKQTLELNGYEVVGI; encoded by the coding sequence ATGGATAATGTGATTGATTTGTCTATTCCAGTGGCAGAAGTGATTGAGAAGCAGCCTGAAGTTTTAGATGTCTTGGTCGAGTTGGGCTTTAAGCCTCTGGCCAATCCTGTCATGCGCAATACAGTCGGGCGCATGGTTTCTATCAAAAAAGGAGCCAGCATGAATGGCATTGACCTGGATAAAATCAAGCAAACGCTGGAATTAAACGGCTATGAAGTGGTGGGGATTTAG